In a single window of the Sphingosinicella microcystinivorans genome:
- the rph gene encoding ribonuclease PH: MRPSGRAPDEMRTIEMTPGVSRHAEGSCLVKFGDTHVLVTASVEERVPPFLRGKGEGWVTAEYGMLPRATHTRGSREAAKGKQSGRTQEIQRLIGRSLRTVVDLKALGERQITIDCDVLQADGGTRTAAISGAWVALRIAIDKLIADGLLTADPIRAQVAAISCGVYEGAAVLDLDYPEDSAAETDANFVMTDKGGIVEVQGTAERDPFDEETLLRMLRLARIGCGKIYAAQAKATGR; this comes from the coding sequence ATGCGACCCTCCGGCCGCGCGCCCGACGAGATGCGCACCATCGAGATGACCCCCGGCGTTTCGCGCCACGCCGAGGGCTCGTGCCTCGTCAAGTTCGGCGACACGCACGTGCTGGTGACGGCGAGCGTCGAGGAGCGCGTGCCGCCGTTCCTGCGCGGCAAGGGCGAAGGCTGGGTGACGGCGGAATACGGGATGCTGCCGCGCGCCACGCACACCCGCGGCTCGCGCGAGGCGGCGAAGGGCAAGCAGTCCGGCCGCACGCAGGAAATCCAGCGGCTGATCGGCCGCTCGCTGCGCACGGTCGTCGACCTGAAGGCGCTCGGCGAGCGGCAGATCACCATCGACTGCGACGTGCTGCAGGCGGACGGCGGCACGCGCACCGCCGCCATCTCCGGCGCATGGGTGGCGCTCAGGATCGCGATCGACAAGCTGATCGCCGACGGGCTGCTGACGGCGGACCCGATCCGCGCGCAGGTCGCGGCGATCAGCTGCGGCGTCTACGAGGGCGCGGCGGTGCTCGACCTCGACTACCCGGAGGATTCCGCCGCCGAAACCGACGCCAATTTCGTGATGACCGACAAGGGCGGCATCGTCGAGGTGCAGGGCACCGCCGAGCGCGACCCGTTCGACGAGGAGACGCTGCTCCGGATGCTGCGCCTCGCGCGCATCGGCTGCGGCAAGATCTACGCGGCGCAGGCGAAGGCGACCGGACGCTAG
- the rdgB gene encoding RdgB/HAM1 family non-canonical purine NTP pyrophosphatase, whose protein sequence is MARKLLPGRLIVASHNPGKVREIRALVAPFGVEPVSAGDAGLAEPEETETTFRGNAELKALAAAQGSGLPALADDSGLSVHALGGDPGIWSARWAGPEKDFALAMRKVHEALGDAADRGAHFTCALSLAWPDGHVETFEGHVHGTLVWPPRGGKGFGYDPMFVPEGHAISFGEMEPDAKHAMSHRARAFAQLVEACLK, encoded by the coding sequence GTGGCGCGGAAACTCCTTCCCGGCCGGCTGATCGTCGCCAGCCACAACCCCGGCAAGGTGCGCGAGATCCGCGCGCTTGTCGCGCCGTTCGGCGTCGAGCCGGTGTCGGCGGGGGATGCGGGCCTCGCGGAGCCGGAGGAGACGGAAACGACGTTCCGCGGCAATGCCGAGCTGAAGGCGCTCGCCGCTGCGCAAGGCTCCGGGCTTCCGGCGCTTGCCGACGATTCGGGGCTCAGCGTCCATGCGCTCGGCGGCGATCCCGGCATCTGGTCGGCGCGCTGGGCGGGGCCGGAGAAGGACTTCGCCCTCGCCATGCGGAAAGTGCACGAGGCGCTCGGCGACGCCGCCGACCGCGGCGCGCACTTCACCTGCGCGCTGTCGCTGGCGTGGCCGGACGGACACGTCGAGACCTTCGAAGGCCATGTGCACGGCACGCTCGTCTGGCCGCCGCGCGGCGGCAAGGGCTTCGGCTACGACCCGATGTTCGTCCCCGAAGGGCACGCCATCAGCTTCGGCGAGATGGAGCCGGACGCGAAGCACGCGATGAGCCACCGCGCGCGGGCGTTCGCGCAACTGGTCGAGGCATGTCTGAAATAG
- the hemW gene encoding radical SAM family heme chaperone HemW, with protein sequence MSEIAEPLALYVHWPFCVSKCPYCDFNSHVRERVDEAAWREALIADMEYEARATPERRLSSLFFGGGTPSLMAPETVGAIIDAADRLWGFENAEITLEANPSSVEAERFAGFAAAGVNRVSLGLQALDDAALKALGRAHDLAEGLAALDVAQAHFPRVSFDLIYAREGQTPDAWERELARALAFGTEHLSLYQLTIEPGTAFATRARLGRLTLPEEDASLGMFETTRAMTAAAGLPAYEVSNHARPGAESRHNLAYWRYGDYAGVGPGAHGRRGGMATIRERLPETWLKSAVASETPLDARTRADEALMMGLRLLEGIDEAVFEARTGVVLGDVVSASGLAETTRLGLVTRENGRLRLTDTGQPLLNAVVSRLLT encoded by the coding sequence ATGTCTGAAATAGCGGAACCGCTGGCGCTTTACGTCCACTGGCCGTTCTGCGTCTCCAAGTGCCCGTACTGCGACTTCAACAGCCACGTGCGCGAGCGTGTGGACGAAGCGGCGTGGCGGGAGGCGCTGATCGCGGACATGGAATACGAGGCGCGGGCAACGCCGGAGCGGCGGCTTTCGAGCCTGTTCTTCGGCGGCGGCACGCCCTCGCTGATGGCGCCGGAAACGGTCGGCGCGATCATCGACGCGGCGGATCGGCTGTGGGGCTTCGAAAATGCCGAGATCACGCTGGAGGCGAACCCTTCGAGCGTCGAGGCGGAGCGCTTCGCGGGCTTCGCGGCGGCGGGCGTGAACCGGGTGTCGCTGGGGCTGCAAGCGCTCGACGACGCAGCGCTGAAGGCGCTGGGCCGCGCGCACGACCTCGCCGAGGGGCTTGCCGCGCTCGACGTGGCGCAGGCGCATTTCCCGCGCGTGAGCTTCGACCTCATCTATGCGCGCGAGGGGCAGACGCCGGATGCATGGGAGCGCGAACTGGCGCGGGCGCTGGCGTTCGGGACCGAGCACCTGTCGCTCTACCAGCTCACCATCGAGCCGGGGACGGCGTTCGCGACGCGCGCGCGGCTCGGGCGGCTGACGCTGCCCGAGGAGGACGCCTCGCTCGGCATGTTCGAGACGACGCGCGCGATGACGGCGGCGGCGGGGCTTCCCGCCTACGAGGTTTCGAACCACGCGCGGCCGGGCGCGGAGAGCCGCCACAACCTCGCCTACTGGCGCTACGGCGACTACGCGGGCGTCGGCCCCGGCGCGCACGGGCGGCGCGGCGGCATGGCGACGATCCGCGAACGGCTGCCGGAGACGTGGCTGAAATCGGCTGTGGCGAGCGAGACGCCGCTCGACGCGCGCACACGCGCCGACGAGGCGCTGATGATGGGGCTGCGGCTGCTGGAGGGCATCGACGAGGCGGTGTTCGAGGCGCGTACCGGGGTGGTGCTGGGCGACGTCGTCAGCGCCTCCGGCCTTGCCGAGACCACGCGGCTCGGGCTGGTGACGCGCGAGAACGGGAGGCTGCGGCTGACCGACACAGGGCAGCCGCTGCTCAACGCGGTGGTTTCAAGGCTGCTGACATAG
- a CDS encoding penicillin-binding protein activator — protein sequence MDMSIYSMEGRGRFWNRCFDGLRRTLLPLAALAAAACAQTVQKAPEVEAPPPPPPVVETPQEIPQNKVALLLPMSGGTARVGQSLANAANMALLDVRNTNIKLTVYDTAPGAAAAARRAVAEGNKLFLGPLLAADVTAVRGVAKAAGIPIISYSNDADVAGSGVYILGFQPDQSIDRVVRYARAQGVERFGALVPVGNYGQRASGALLRAVRDSGGKVTAVETYERSRAKLQAAVRRLTDYEARVARASQGGIVRADGTVAPVQDRLGPVSFQALLIADGSQIASAFLGPLTQYGAGPGKVRYLGSELWNAEPGIRAVQGLHGAWYASVPDARFTQLASRYRAKFGGAPSRLASLGYDSVLLVNAIAGDWPIGANFPEARLRDPDGFAGVDGIFRFGASGIADRGLEVGQVGATGTTVVSPAPRTFAKRPGA from the coding sequence ATGGACATGTCGATCTACAGCATGGAGGGCCGCGGGCGATTCTGGAATCGCTGTTTTGACGGCCTGAGGCGGACATTGCTGCCGCTGGCGGCGCTCGCCGCCGCCGCGTGCGCGCAGACGGTCCAGAAAGCCCCGGAGGTCGAGGCGCCCCCGCCCCCGCCCCCGGTCGTGGAAACGCCGCAGGAAATCCCGCAGAACAAGGTCGCGCTGCTGCTGCCGATGTCGGGCGGCACGGCGCGCGTCGGCCAGTCGCTGGCGAACGCCGCCAACATGGCGCTGCTCGACGTCAGGAACACGAACATCAAGCTCACCGTCTATGATACCGCGCCCGGCGCGGCGGCGGCGGCGCGGCGCGCGGTCGCGGAGGGCAACAAGCTGTTCCTCGGGCCGCTGCTCGCGGCGGACGTCACCGCCGTGCGCGGCGTCGCGAAGGCGGCGGGCATCCCGATCATCTCCTATTCGAACGACGCCGATGTCGCCGGCAGCGGCGTCTATATCCTCGGCTTCCAGCCCGACCAGTCGATCGACCGCGTCGTGCGCTATGCGCGCGCGCAGGGCGTCGAGCGCTTCGGCGCGCTCGTGCCCGTGGGCAACTACGGCCAGCGCGCGTCGGGCGCGCTGCTCCGCGCGGTGCGCGATTCGGGCGGCAAGGTGACGGCGGTCGAAACCTACGAGCGCTCGCGCGCCAAGCTTCAGGCCGCCGTTCGCCGCCTCACCGACTACGAGGCGCGCGTCGCGCGGGCGAGCCAGGGCGGCATCGTCCGCGCCGACGGCACGGTGGCGCCGGTGCAGGACCGGCTCGGCCCGGTGTCCTTCCAGGCGCTGCTGATCGCGGACGGCAGCCAGATCGCCTCCGCTTTCCTCGGCCCGCTCACCCAGTACGGCGCGGGCCCCGGCAAGGTCCGCTACCTCGGCTCCGAGCTCTGGAACGCCGAGCCCGGCATCCGCGCTGTGCAGGGGCTGCATGGCGCATGGTACGCGAGCGTGCCCGATGCGCGCTTCACGCAGCTCGCCTCGCGCTACCGGGCGAAGTTCGGCGGCGCGCCGTCGCGGCTCGCCAGCCTCGGCTACGATTCGGTGCTGCTGGTGAACGCGATCGCGGGCGACTGGCCGATCGGCGCGAACTTCCCGGAGGCGCGCCTGCGCGATCCGGACGGTTTCGCGGGCGTCGACGGCATCTTCCGCTTCGGCGCGTCGGGCATCGCCGACCGCGGCCTCGAGGTCGGGCAGGTGGGCGCCACGGGCACCACCGTCGTCTCGCCCGCCCCGCGCACCTTCGCGAAGCGTCCGGGGGCGTGA
- the rsmI gene encoding 16S rRNA (cytidine(1402)-2'-O)-methyltransferase yields the protein MSMTPLPLDLEPGLYIVATPIGNLGDITLRAADVLRSAALIAAEDTRVTAKLLARIGSDRPMAPYHDHSDGRVRARLLERMRNESVALVSDAGTPLISDPGFKLVREARAEGIPVTTIPGPCAAIAALTLAGLPTDRFLFAGFLPAKAKAAADTITEFAGLDATLVFYESGNRLARTLEALRDGLGDRPAAVAREITKAFEETATGTLGSLAARYADAPPKGEIVIVVGPPEPAAPPDAGTLDAALAAAMATQPLKSAVAEVSAALGLPRKQVYARALALRDEA from the coding sequence ATGTCCATGACGCCCTTACCCCTTGATCTCGAACCCGGCCTTTACATCGTGGCGACGCCCATCGGCAACCTGGGCGACATCACGCTGCGCGCCGCCGACGTGCTGAGGTCCGCCGCCTTAATCGCCGCTGAAGATACGCGCGTGACAGCAAAGCTGCTCGCCCGCATCGGCAGCGACCGCCCGATGGCGCCCTATCACGACCATAGTGACGGCCGCGTGCGCGCGCGGCTGCTGGAACGTATGCGAAACGAATCGGTTGCGCTGGTGAGCGACGCGGGCACGCCGCTGATCTCCGATCCCGGCTTCAAGCTGGTGCGCGAGGCGCGCGCCGAAGGCATCCCGGTGACGACGATTCCGGGACCGTGCGCGGCGATCGCGGCGCTGACGCTCGCCGGGCTGCCGACCGACCGGTTCCTGTTCGCCGGCTTCCTGCCTGCGAAGGCGAAGGCGGCGGCGGACACGATCACGGAGTTCGCGGGGCTCGACGCGACGCTGGTGTTCTACGAATCCGGGAATCGCCTCGCGCGGACGCTGGAAGCGCTGCGGGACGGGCTCGGCGACCGGCCCGCCGCCGTGGCGCGCGAGATCACCAAGGCGTTCGAGGAGACCGCGACGGGCACGCTCGGCAGCCTCGCCGCGCGCTATGCGGACGCGCCGCCCAAGGGCGAGATCGTCATCGTCGTCGGCCCGCCCGAGCCCGCCGCGCCGCCCGACGCGGGCACGCTCGACGCCGCGCTTGCCGCCGCGATGGCAACGCAGCCGCTGAAATCCGCCGTGGCGGAGGTGAGCGCCGCGCTCGGCCTGCCCCGCAAGCAGGTCTACGCCCGCGCCCTCGCGCTTCGGGACGAGGCGTGA
- a CDS encoding YraN family protein → MKRQAAERHGRRAERIAALWLRLKLYRILGERVRTPAGEIDIVARRGRTLAFVEVKARDDETDASAALEPARLRRVARAANTLLGRYMAGCDGARIDALVISRGRLPRHIEGVVDGDWA, encoded by the coding sequence GTGAAGCGGCAGGCCGCCGAACGGCATGGCCGCCGCGCCGAGCGCATCGCCGCGCTGTGGCTGCGGCTGAAGCTCTACCGCATCCTCGGGGAGCGCGTGCGAACCCCGGCGGGCGAGATCGACATCGTGGCGCGCCGGGGCCGCACGCTCGCCTTCGTGGAAGTGAAGGCGCGCGACGACGAGACGGATGCTTCCGCCGCGCTCGAACCCGCGCGCCTGCGCCGGGTGGCGCGCGCCGCCAACACGCTGCTCGGCCGCTACATGGCGGGCTGCGACGGCGCGCGCATCGACGCGCTCGTCATTTCCAGAGGCCGCCTGCCCCGCCACATCGAGGGCGTGGTCGACGGCGATTGGGCTTAG